Proteins from a genomic interval of Pseudoruegeria sp. SHC-113:
- a CDS encoding branched-chain amino acid ABC transporter permease — MSEMMRNTLLFAAVAGLIVLTGFVQSWNSALLILNMGLISAIMALGVNLQWGFAGLFNVGVMGFVALGGLATVLVAMPPTQEAWAAGGLRMIVALILGAATVTGAVQVYKRMPKGRSRTVALLAILVGGFFIYRMVFDPAAMAIEGVNPAATGYLGGLSLPVLVAWPVGGLLAAGAAWLIGKTALGLRSDYLAIATLGIAEIIIAVMKNEDWLARGVKNVIGIPRPVPYEIDLQQDPGFVESASGLGLDPVIASTLYVKLLYAGLFAAVLVVLLVMAQLALKSPWGRMMRAIRDNEVAAEAMGKDVTRRHLQIFILGSAICGIAGAMMTTLDGQLTPGTYQPLRFTFLIWVMVIVGGSGNNFGAVLGGFLIWFLWVQVEPVGIWFMGVLTSGMAEDSALRAHLLDSAAHMRLLTMGVILLLVLRFSPRGLIPER; from the coding sequence ATGAGCGAGATGATGAGAAACACGCTGCTGTTTGCCGCCGTTGCCGGGCTGATCGTGCTGACGGGCTTTGTGCAGAGCTGGAACTCCGCCCTGCTGATCCTCAACATGGGGCTGATCAGCGCCATCATGGCGCTGGGGGTGAACCTGCAGTGGGGCTTTGCCGGGCTGTTCAACGTCGGTGTCATGGGCTTCGTGGCGCTTGGCGGGCTGGCGACCGTGCTGGTGGCAATGCCTCCCACGCAGGAGGCCTGGGCCGCCGGTGGCCTGCGCATGATCGTGGCGCTGATCCTTGGCGCCGCGACGGTGACGGGCGCGGTTCAGGTCTATAAGCGGATGCCCAAGGGGCGCAGCCGCACGGTGGCGCTGCTGGCGATCCTCGTGGGCGGCTTCTTCATCTACCGGATGGTGTTTGACCCGGCGGCCATGGCCATCGAAGGCGTGAACCCGGCCGCAACGGGCTATCTGGGCGGGCTGAGTCTGCCGGTGCTGGTGGCCTGGCCCGTGGGTGGCTTGCTGGCGGCGGGCGCGGCCTGGCTGATCGGCAAGACGGCTTTGGGGCTGCGGTCGGACTACCTTGCCATCGCCACGCTGGGCATTGCCGAGATCATCATCGCGGTGATGAAGAACGAGGACTGGCTGGCGCGCGGCGTGAAGAACGTGATCGGGATCCCGCGCCCCGTGCCTTACGAGATCGACCTGCAACAGGATCCGGGCTTCGTGGAAAGCGCTTCGGGGCTTGGGCTCGATCCCGTCATCGCCTCGACGCTTTACGTCAAGCTTCTTTATGCTGGCCTGTTTGCTGCCGTGCTCGTGGTGCTGCTCGTCATGGCGCAACTGGCGCTGAAAAGCCCCTGGGGCCGGATGATGCGCGCGATCCGCGATAATGAAGTGGCGGCGGAGGCCATGGGCAAGGATGTCACCCGCAGGCATCTGCAAATCTTCATCCTCGGCTCCGCGATCTGCGGTATTGCTGGTGCGATGATGACGACGCTCGACGGCCAGCTGACCCCGGGCACCTACCAGCCGCTGCGCTTCACCTTTCTGATCTGGGTGATGGTGATCGTGGGCGGCTCGGGCAATAACTTCGGCGCGGTTCTGGGCGGCTTCCTGATCTGGTTCCTTTGGGTGCAGGTGGAGCCGGTCGGCATCTGGTTCATGGGGGTTCTGACCTCGGGCATGGCCGAAGACAGCGCCTTGCGCGCCCATCTGCTGGACAGTGCCGCCCATATGCGGTTGCTGACGATGGGGGTGATCCTGCTGCTGGTGCTGCGGTTCAGCCCGCGCGGGCTGATCCCTGAGCGGTAA
- a CDS encoding branched-chain amino acid ABC transporter permease translates to MDILNAIVALANFVIVPAVAYGSQLALGALGVTLIYGILRFSNFAHGDTMAFGTMVTILVTWWMQSIGISFGVLPTALLALPFGIAATALLLLGTDRVVYRFYRKQKAAPVILVIVSMGVMFIMNGLVRFIIGPNDQRFADGERFIISARNFKEMTGLQEGLAIRTTQGITVVTAIVVVIALFWFLNKTRTGKSMRAFSDNEDLALLSGINPERVVAVTWILVAALATIAGVLYGLDKSFKPFTYFQLLLPIFASAIVGGLGNPLGAIAGGFVIAFSEVTVTYAFKKVLVYLLPESLEPEGLVQLMSTDYKFAVSFAILIIVLLFKPTGLFKGKSV, encoded by the coding sequence ATGGATATCCTCAATGCAATCGTGGCCCTGGCCAACTTCGTGATCGTGCCGGCCGTGGCCTATGGCAGCCAGCTGGCGCTTGGCGCGCTTGGCGTCACGCTGATCTACGGCATCCTGCGGTTTTCGAACTTCGCCCATGGTGACACCATGGCCTTTGGCACGATGGTGACGATCCTTGTGACCTGGTGGATGCAGTCCATCGGCATCAGCTTTGGCGTATTGCCGACGGCGCTTCTGGCCCTGCCCTTCGGCATTGCCGCCACGGCGCTGCTGCTTCTGGGCACCGATCGGGTGGTGTACCGCTTCTACCGAAAGCAGAAGGCGGCACCGGTGATCCTTGTAATCGTGTCGATGGGTGTGATGTTCATCATGAACGGGCTGGTGCGTTTCATCATCGGGCCGAATGACCAGCGGTTCGCCGATGGCGAGCGGTTCATCATTTCCGCGCGTAATTTCAAGGAGATGACGGGGCTTCAGGAAGGGCTTGCGATCCGCACCACGCAAGGCATTACCGTGGTAACAGCCATCGTGGTGGTGATTGCGCTGTTCTGGTTCCTCAACAAGACGCGCACCGGCAAATCCATGCGCGCCTTTTCCGACAACGAGGACCTGGCCCTTCTGTCGGGCATCAACCCGGAGCGCGTGGTGGCGGTGACATGGATCCTTGTGGCCGCGCTGGCGACCATCGCGGGCGTGCTTTACGGGCTCGACAAGAGCTTCAAGCCCTTCACCTATTTCCAGCTGCTGCTGCCGATCTTTGCCTCCGCCATCGTGGGCGGGCTGGGCAATCCTCTCGGCGCGATTGCGGGCGGCTTCGTGATCGCCTTCTCCGAAGTCACGGTGACTTACGCCTTCAAGAAGGTGCTCGTCTACCTGCTGCCGGAAAGCCTTGAGCCAGAGGGGCTCGTGCAGCTGATGAGCACGGATTACAAATTCGCCGTGAGCTTCGCGATCCTGATCATCGTGCTGCTGTTCAAGCCGACGGGGCTGTTCAAGGGGAAATCGGTATGA
- a CDS encoding PQQ-dependent sugar dehydrogenase, translated as MPLSRRRFLTTGLTTGLAAPLVFKARPAHAALALTPMIRGLDTPFALAFLPDGALLISERNSGVLHVATDGRKTALSGVPEAVTNGQGGYMDLVVARDFAQSRTVWMTYSKRLAGGGTGTALGAGRLSPDGTEFSEFRLLFEMAESGSGSRHFGSRVVEAGDGTLFLCIGDRGEDARAQDLGSHHGKILRLTRDGQPAPGNPFLNRAGALPEIWSYGHRNPQGMAMAPDGQLWAVEHGAKGGDEVNRIEKGVNYGWPVISYGVHYSGRKIGEGTAREGMAQPEHFWDPSMAPSGMMIYSGKLWPEWRGQVFIGSLKFDYISRLSGANLTEAAQIKSGETRRVRDVREAPDGSIWFLSEGRDTAYRMLPG; from the coding sequence ATGCCCCTGAGCCGCCGCCGCTTTCTCACCACAGGCCTCACCACCGGCCTAGCCGCGCCTCTCGTTTTCAAGGCCCGGCCTGCGCATGCCGCCCTCGCGCTCACGCCCATGATACGCGGGCTGGATACGCCCTTCGCGCTGGCTTTCCTGCCCGACGGCGCGCTGCTGATCTCCGAGCGCAACAGCGGTGTACTGCATGTCGCCACCGATGGCCGCAAGACAGCGCTTTCCGGCGTGCCCGAGGCCGTCACGAACGGGCAGGGCGGCTATATGGATCTCGTCGTGGCGCGCGATTTCGCCCAGAGCCGCACCGTCTGGATGACCTATTCCAAGCGGCTCGCGGGCGGCGGCACGGGCACGGCCCTCGGCGCAGGGAGGCTCTCGCCCGATGGCACGGAGTTCTCCGAGTTCCGCCTGCTGTTCGAGATGGCCGAAAGCGGGTCCGGTTCGCGTCATTTCGGCTCCCGCGTGGTGGAGGCCGGTGATGGCACGCTGTTTCTCTGCATCGGCGATCGCGGCGAGGACGCCCGCGCACAGGATCTGGGCAGCCACCATGGCAAGATCCTGCGCCTCACGCGCGACGGCCAACCCGCGCCCGGCAACCCCTTCCTGAACCGTGCCGGAGCACTGCCGGAGATCTGGAGCTACGGTCACCGCAACCCGCAGGGCATGGCGATGGCCCCTGACGGCCAGCTCTGGGCCGTAGAACACGGAGCTAAGGGCGGCGATGAGGTGAACCGGATTGAGAAAGGCGTCAACTACGGCTGGCCGGTGATTTCCTACGGGGTGCATTACTCGGGCCGCAAGATCGGCGAAGGAACCGCGCGCGAGGGCATGGCGCAGCCCGAGCACTTCTGGGATCCCTCTATGGCGCCTTCGGGGATGATGATCTACTCCGGCAAGCTCTGGCCGGAGTGGCGCGGGCAGGTGTTTATCGGATCACTGAAATTCGATTATATCTCAAGGCTCTCCGGCGCGAATCTCACGGAAGCGGCGCAAATCAAATCCGGCGAAACCCGCCGCGTGCGCGATGTGCGTGAAGCGCCGGATGGCAGCATCTGGTTCCTGTCGGAAGGGCGCGATACGGCCTACCGGATGCTGCCCGGCTAG
- a CDS encoding class II 3-deoxy-7-phosphoheptulonate synthase, giving the protein MTDWVKSGWRTKPRIQMPEYTDEAALNAVEAQLAKYPPLVFAGETRKLKAQLAKVSRGEAFLLQGGDCAESFAEFSADNIRDTFKVMLQMAMVLTYGAKVPVVKVGRMAGQFAKPRSAPTEMKGGVELPSYRGDIINELDFTPESRIPNPGKMLQAYTQSAATLNLLRAFSQGGYADVHQVHAWTLGFTDRAETERYSDMARRITDTLDFMKAAGVDSERAHTLQTVDFYTSHEALLLEYEEALCRIDSTSGKPVAGSGHMIWIGDRTRQPDGAHVEFASGVQNPIGLKCGPTTTGEDLKVLMAKLNPQNEAGRLTLIARFGAGSVADHLPRLIQTVREEGANVVWSCDPMHGNTIKSSTGYKTRPFESVLREVQEFFAIHRAEGTVPGGVHFEMTGQDVTECTGGVRAVTDEDLSDRYHTACDPRLNASQSLELAFLVAEELGAGDGQRQVAAG; this is encoded by the coding sequence ATGACTGATTGGGTAAAATCTGGCTGGCGGACCAAACCGCGGATCCAGATGCCTGAGTATACGGACGAGGCCGCGCTGAACGCCGTTGAGGCTCAGCTTGCCAAGTATCCGCCGCTCGTCTTTGCCGGGGAAACGCGCAAGCTGAAGGCGCAACTGGCCAAGGTCTCGCGCGGGGAAGCCTTCCTGCTGCAGGGCGGCGATTGTGCTGAAAGCTTTGCCGAATTTTCCGCCGACAACATCCGCGACACCTTCAAGGTGATGCTGCAGATGGCCATGGTGCTGACCTACGGCGCGAAAGTGCCGGTGGTGAAAGTGGGCCGCATGGCCGGCCAATTCGCCAAGCCGCGCTCTGCCCCGACGGAAATGAAAGGCGGCGTGGAGCTGCCCAGCTACCGTGGCGACATCATCAACGAGTTGGATTTCACCCCGGAATCGCGCATTCCGAACCCGGGCAAGATGCTGCAGGCCTACACGCAGTCTGCGGCCACGCTGAACCTGCTGCGCGCCTTCAGCCAGGGCGGCTACGCCGATGTGCACCAGGTTCACGCCTGGACGCTGGGCTTCACCGACCGCGCCGAAACCGAACGCTACTCGGATATGGCCCGCCGCATCACCGACACGCTGGACTTCATGAAGGCCGCCGGTGTGGACAGCGAGCGCGCCCACACGCTGCAGACGGTGGATTTCTACACCAGCCACGAGGCCCTGCTGCTGGAATACGAAGAGGCGCTCTGCCGCATCGATTCCACCTCCGGCAAGCCGGTGGCTGGCTCCGGCCACATGATCTGGATCGGCGACCGCACCCGTCAGCCCGATGGCGCGCATGTGGAGTTCGCGTCCGGCGTGCAGAACCCCATCGGCCTGAAATGCGGCCCCACCACCACCGGCGAGGATCTCAAGGTGCTGATGGCCAAGCTGAACCCGCAAAACGAGGCCGGCCGCCTCACGCTGATCGCGCGCTTCGGAGCTGGCAGCGTGGCTGATCACCTGCCGCGCCTGATCCAGACGGTGCGGGAAGAGGGCGCGAACGTGGTCTGGTCCTGTGACCCGATGCATGGCAACACGATCAAATCCTCCACCGGCTACAAGACGCGCCCCTTCGAGAGCGTGCTGCGCGAGGTGCAGGAGTTCTTCGCGATCCACCGCGCCGAAGGCACCGTGCCGGGCGGCGTGCATTTCGAGATGACAGGCCAGGACGTGACCGAATGCACTGGCGGCGTGCGCGCGGTGACGGACGAGGATCTCTCCGACCGCTACCACACCGCCTGCGATCCGCGCCTGAACGCCAGCCAATCGCTGGAACTGGCCTTCCTCGTGGCCGAAGAACTAGGCGCGGGCGATGGCCAGCGGCAGGTTGCTGCAGGCTGA
- a CDS encoding GlxA family transcriptional regulator — MDAIRPLIDLPKVPEKPRRFVFVLLDKFTMLCFACAIEPLRIANRVSGQKLYDWVLAGEGGEMIYCSNGAGFKLDMGLDETRRDDVLLVCGGVEVAESSTKPVLNWLRREARRGVVMGGLCTAAYTLAKAGLLDGKKATIHWENADSFSEEFDEVELTKSVFVMQGNRYTTAGGTSSIDLLLKIIADDHGEELASVVADQLIYSAIRTDQDTQRLSIPSRIGVRHPKLSQVIQMMEQNLEEPISPSILAKDVGMSTRQLERLFRRYLNRSPKRYYMELRLQKARNLLMQTDMSVINVALACGFTSPSHFSKCYRTHYNTTPYRERGTHATRLSI, encoded by the coding sequence ATGGATGCTATCCGCCCGCTGATCGATCTGCCGAAAGTCCCCGAGAAGCCGCGGCGCTTCGTCTTTGTTCTGCTTGATAAATTCACGATGCTCTGCTTCGCCTGCGCGATCGAGCCTTTGCGCATTGCCAACCGCGTTTCGGGCCAGAAGCTCTATGACTGGGTGCTCGCCGGAGAGGGTGGCGAGATGATCTATTGCTCCAACGGCGCGGGCTTCAAACTGGACATGGGGCTCGATGAAACCCGGCGCGACGATGTGCTTCTCGTCTGTGGTGGGGTTGAAGTGGCCGAGTCTTCCACCAAGCCCGTGCTGAACTGGCTGCGCCGCGAAGCGCGCCGGGGCGTGGTGATGGGCGGGCTTTGCACCGCCGCCTATACGCTGGCCAAGGCCGGTTTGCTTGACGGCAAGAAAGCCACCATCCACTGGGAGAACGCCGACAGTTTTTCCGAGGAATTCGACGAGGTGGAGCTGACCAAGAGCGTGTTCGTGATGCAGGGCAACCGCTACACCACGGCCGGGGGCACCTCCTCCATCGATCTGCTTCTGAAGATCATCGCCGATGATCACGGCGAGGAACTGGCGAGCGTGGTGGCCGATCAGTTGATCTATTCCGCCATTCGCACCGATCAGGACACGCAGCGGCTGTCGATCCCTTCGCGCATCGGCGTGCGGCACCCAAAGCTTTCGCAGGTGATCCAGATGATGGAGCAAAACCTCGAAGAGCCGATCAGCCCCTCGATCCTTGCCAAGGATGTGGGTATGTCCACCCGGCAGCTGGAGCGGCTGTTCCGCCGTTACCTGAACCGCTCGCCCAAGCGCTATTACATGGAGCTGCGCCTGCAAAAGGCGCGTAACCTGCTGATGCAGACGGATATGAGCGTGATCAACGTGGCGCTGGCCTGCGGCTTCACCAGCCCCTCGCATTTCTCCAAATGCTACCGGACCCATTACAACACCACGCCCTACCGCGAGCGCGGCACCCACGCGACGCGGCTGTCGATCTAG
- a CDS encoding ABC transporter ATP-binding protein yields the protein MIVVEDVHKHFGGFHAVDGATLTIEKGSITGLIGPNGAGKTTLFNVIAGVLEPTSGRVTMDGEDITGLPPHVLFHKGLLRTFQIAHEFSSMTCRENLMMVPGAQSGETLWNTWFGRKRIADEERALRAKADEVLEFLTISHIADLKAGQISGGQKKLLELGRTMMVDAKIVFLDEVGAGVNRTLLYTIADAIKRLNEERGYTFVVIEHDMDFIERLCDPVICMAEGKVLAEGTLAEIKANEQVIEAYLGTGLKNKDKVGA from the coding sequence ATGATCGTCGTTGAGGACGTTCACAAGCACTTCGGGGGGTTTCACGCCGTGGACGGCGCGACGCTCACCATCGAAAAGGGCTCCATCACCGGGCTGATTGGCCCGAATGGCGCCGGAAAAACCACTCTTTTCAACGTGATCGCCGGGGTTCTTGAACCCACGTCCGGCCGCGTGACGATGGACGGCGAGGACATCACCGGCCTGCCGCCGCATGTGCTGTTTCATAAGGGGCTCCTGCGCACTTTCCAGATCGCCCATGAGTTTTCGTCGATGACGTGTCGGGAAAACCTGATGATGGTGCCCGGCGCGCAATCGGGTGAGACGCTATGGAACACATGGTTTGGCCGCAAACGGATCGCCGATGAAGAACGCGCGCTGCGGGCCAAGGCCGATGAGGTGCTGGAGTTCCTCACCATCAGCCATATCGCCGATCTGAAGGCGGGGCAGATTTCGGGCGGGCAGAAGAAACTTCTGGAACTGGGCCGCACGATGATGGTGGACGCCAAGATCGTGTTTCTGGACGAGGTGGGCGCGGGCGTGAACCGTACCCTGCTTTACACGATTGCCGACGCGATCAAGCGCCTGAACGAGGAGCGCGGCTACACTTTCGTGGTGATCGAACACGATATGGATTTCATCGAACGGCTCTGTGATCCGGTAATCTGCATGGCCGAAGGCAAGGTTCTGGCCGAGGGCACTTTGGCCGAGATCAAGGCCAACGAGCAGGTGATCGAGGCCTATCTGGGCACCGGCCTGAAGAACAAAGACAAGGTGGGCGCGTGA
- a CDS encoding ABC transporter substrate-binding protein: MKKLLLATTAAGLVAAGAASAEDVKLGVILGFTGPIESLTPAMAAGAELAMAEVTESGKFMDGGKVEPVRADSTCVDAGAAAAAAERLITADGVKGIMGADCSGVTGAVLANVAVPNGIVMISPSATSPALSDAEDNGLFFRTAPSDARQGQVLADVLKEKGIMSVAVTYTNNDYGKGLADSFTAAFEAVGGSVTGTTAHEDGKADYSAEVGALASAGGDALVVAGYVDQGGPGVIRAALDSGAFDTFVLPDGMIGAALEETFGDEIDGSIGTVPGTESEGAGIMMKMIEAAGIENGDGPYVGESYDAAALIMLAMQAAGSTDASAYKEKIMDVANAPGEQIFPGELAKALEILAAGGEIDYVGATAVELIGGGEAAGGYRELEMKGGELTTVQYR; this comes from the coding sequence ATGAAAAAGCTTCTTCTGGCCACCACGGCGGCCGGCCTCGTTGCCGCTGGTGCGGCTTCTGCCGAAGATGTGAAACTCGGCGTTATTCTCGGCTTCACCGGCCCGATTGAATCGCTGACCCCGGCAATGGCCGCAGGCGCCGAACTGGCGATGGCCGAAGTGACCGAGAGCGGCAAGTTCATGGACGGCGGCAAGGTCGAGCCCGTGCGCGCTGACTCCACCTGCGTGGACGCTGGCGCTGCTGCGGCCGCTGCCGAACGTCTGATCACCGCCGATGGCGTGAAGGGCATCATGGGCGCAGACTGCTCCGGCGTGACCGGCGCCGTTCTGGCCAACGTGGCCGTGCCCAACGGCATCGTGATGATTTCGCCCTCCGCCACCTCGCCCGCCCTGTCGGATGCCGAGGACAACGGCCTGTTCTTCCGCACCGCGCCCTCTGATGCGCGTCAGGGCCAGGTGCTGGCCGATGTGCTGAAAGAAAAAGGCATCATGAGCGTTGCGGTGACCTACACCAACAACGACTACGGCAAGGGCCTTGCCGACAGCTTCACCGCGGCCTTCGAGGCCGTGGGTGGCTCTGTGACCGGCACCACGGCGCATGAAGACGGCAAAGCCGACTACTCTGCCGAAGTGGGCGCACTGGCCTCTGCCGGTGGCGACGCGCTCGTCGTGGCGGGCTATGTGGACCAAGGCGGCCCCGGCGTGATCCGCGCCGCGCTCGACTCCGGCGCGTTTGATACCTTCGTGCTGCCCGACGGCATGATCGGCGCTGCGCTGGAAGAGACCTTCGGCGATGAGATCGACGGCTCCATCGGCACCGTGCCGGGCACCGAATCTGAGGGCGCCGGCATCATGATGAAGATGATCGAAGCCGCTGGTATCGAAAACGGCGATGGCCCCTACGTGGGCGAGAGCTACGACGCCGCCGCGCTGATCATGCTCGCCATGCAGGCCGCCGGCTCCACCGATGCCTCCGCCTACAAGGAGAAGATCATGGACGTCGCCAACGCACCGGGCGAGCAGATCTTCCCGGGCGAGCTGGCCAAGGCGCTTGAAATCCTTGCCGCTGGCGGGGAGATCGACTACGTGGGCGCGACGGCCGTTGAGCTGATCGGTGGCGGCGAAGCCGCTGGCGGTTACCGCGAGCTGGAGATGAAGGGTGGCGAGCTGACCACGGTCCAGTACCGCTGA
- a CDS encoding ABC transporter ATP-binding protein, translating to MAEPFLIGDSMTGGYGNGPDILHDCTIAVDKGEIAVIVGPNGAGKSTAMKAVFGMLNMRSGAVRLDGVDITGLTPQARVAQGMGFVPQTQNIFTSMTVEENLEMGAFIRSDDISGTMAQVYDLFPILKEKRHQPAGELSGGQRQQVAVGRALMTKPKVLMLDEPTAGVSPIVMDELFDRIIEVARAGITILMVEQNARQALEIADKGYVLVQGANRFTDTGKALLADPEVRRSFLGG from the coding sequence ATGGCTGAGCCTTTCCTGATCGGTGACAGCATGACGGGCGGCTATGGCAATGGCCCCGACATTCTGCACGATTGTACCATTGCCGTGGACAAGGGCGAGATCGCGGTGATCGTCGGCCCCAATGGCGCCGGCAAATCCACCGCGATGAAGGCGGTGTTTGGCATGCTGAACATGCGCTCGGGCGCGGTGCGGCTGGATGGGGTGGATATCACCGGCCTCACCCCGCAGGCACGCGTGGCGCAGGGCATGGGCTTTGTGCCCCAGACCCAGAACATCTTCACCTCGATGACGGTGGAAGAGAACCTCGAGATGGGGGCCTTCATCCGCTCGGATGATATTTCGGGGACGATGGCGCAGGTTTACGACCTGTTTCCGATCCTGAAGGAAAAGCGCCACCAGCCGGCGGGCGAGCTTTCGGGCGGGCAGCGCCAGCAGGTGGCCGTGGGTCGCGCGCTTATGACAAAGCCCAAGGTGTTGATGCTCGATGAGCCGACGGCCGGGGTTTCGCCCATCGTTATGGACGAGCTTTTCGACCGCATCATCGAAGTGGCGCGCGCGGGCATCACCATCCTGATGGTGGAGCAGAACGCGCGTCAGGCGCTGGAGATCGCCGACAAAGGCTATGTGCTCGTGCAGGGCGCCAACCGTTTCACCGACACCGGGAAGGCCCTGCTGGCCGATCCGGAAGTCCGCCGTTCGTTCCTGGGGGGCTGA